The nucleotide sequence GCTAGACCTGGCCTACTCTCTCTAAAATGGCGAGCATACTCTCCAAGAGCAACATCTTGACTCTTAGCTAGATATATTGTCCTTTCTCCAGCATAATTCCAGCGATGTTCACGAACCCTCCTAACGTTTCCAAAATCAAATATTGTATTGTCTGGAGCATCTGGAATGTGCCGAATGGCATGGCCAGACCAAGGGGAACAAAAGTCTTCTAGGCTCATCAGTTGTCAGAAAGCACCCTCATAGTCTTTAGCTAGGGCCGACAAAACAAGATCGAACTTGCCCGCTTGCAGGAGATCGTAGGCAGCAAGGCCAGAAAACACTTTCAAACGGGTTCTTATAAACTTTTTAAATCCTTCAGGTGTGTATACAGAGAGGCCAAGAGCAATGACTTCTTGCAAGCTTTTGAGTGTCTCGAAGACATCAGGGGCTGGCAGCTCGCACTTACCAGGCTCCCATCCTCTAATGGTTTCTGGGCTGACCTTCATAATCTTTGCCATCTCATCATAGGTAAGTCCTAGATTTTGGCGGATGGATGAGGGGTCTAGCCCTCGAATAGGAGGACATGGCGCTGCAGGAGACATAGACATAACGATTTACCTTATGACTTAGACAACAGCTTGCAAGCATATATGTCATAAAAGTACTTTTCCCATACTTGGAGAGTATTTTACTTTACGATAAATTCGTTTTTATGACGACCAGTTTGGTGGGAGCACAATATAGAAGCACTGCTGCATACTGACAATAACTGGTATACCCAATCTAATGTCTTATAAGTATGCTCCTTGCTAGGGTAGCATAGCATTATTTTTATAGGGGCTTCTTCCAGAAGAATCTATAAAAAAACATTGACAGAGGTATTCGAACTCCTCATAATACATGCTTTTATAAACTCAGGTAGGTGGAGGTGAAGATGGGTGCAGATCGCTTCTTCGCAGTATCTCGGTCGGCACCTGGAACTGAGGGGATATACTGCCTAGCAACACGATCTCCCCCATTCAGCTTCATGCCCCTTTCCCGCCGTCAATTTCTGAGCGCCTCTGCTGCTTTCACCCTCGGGGCTTGCGCTGCCGCCACCAGCCCGACGGGAGGCAATTCCAACAACGAGCTGACCTTCTGGACCATGCAGCTCAAACCCACCTTTAACGAGTACATGGCCGCTTTGGTTGCCCAATTCGAACAACAACATCCGGGCGTGACAGTGCAGTGGGTGGATGTGCCTTGGGGGGAGATGAAGGACAAAATTCTGACGGCGATCGCCGCTCGGACAGGCCCAGATGTCGTCAATCTCAATCCGC is from Synechococcus sp. PCC 7336 and encodes:
- a CDS encoding DNA-binding transcriptional regulator, with the protein product MSMSPAAPCPPIRGLDPSSIRQNLGLTYDEMAKIMKVSPETIRGWEPGKCELPAPDVFETLKSLQEVIALGLSVYTPEGFKKFIRTRLKVFSGLAAYDLLQAGKFDLVLSALAKDYEGAF